The nucleotide window CACGCACGTGGTGCGCACCACGCAGGCGCTCGTGAAGCGGATGGGCTGGCCGCGGAGCTACTGGACGCAGACGTACCAGTCGCGGTTCGGGCGCAGCGAGTGGCTCAAGCCCTACACCGACGACGTGCTCGCGACCCTCGCGAAGAAGGGCACCAAGCGGGTGTACGTCGCACTGCCGGGGTTCACCGCGGACTGCCTGGAGACGATCGACGAGATCGGGACCGAGAGCCGTGAGGTGTTCGAGCACGCCGGCGGCGAGCACCTCAAGAACGGCACCTGCCTGAACGCCCACCCGAAGTGGATCGAGGGCATGGCGCGCATCCTGCGCGACGAGGGGCACGGCTGGCTCTGAGCGGCGGTTACACCGGTTTGAAGGTCACGTTCGGCTGCGGCGCTCCCGTTTCACCCGTCACTTGTCGGAACACGATCGGGCGCGGGAGATCGGCATACATGGGGTATTCGCAATCCCAAGTCGCGTCGTTGCGGAACAAGAACTCGCGCTCCAACAGCGAGTAGACGATCGGTGACAAGTTGTCGAACCAGCCGCCGGGCACCGCGTCCGGTTCCGGTTCGTCGGGGTCGGCGGGATCGAACACCTGGTCTTCTTTCCCGACGACCGGCGCCTGAAGTGTCCCGCCCTTCCAGATCGGCACGGTACCCTCGTCTTGCATCGGCACGTGCGCCCAACTTCCGAAGAACCCGCTCACCCGAACCGCCACCTGCGCACCGCCCCGGTGCCCCACGTCGATCGTCAGCCCTTGGTACTTGAACTGGATCTCGAGCAGGGCGTCATCGACCCAGAACCGCCGGTAGGACCGGTCGTCCGCTGTCACTTTCACACCACGCAGCAGCGGGCGGGCGGCGATGGCTTCCGAGCGCCCGGGGGCACGGTGCGCCCACCTCGGCGGTTCGGAACCGCCCAGATCGGTGAGCCGGTGAACGAACACCGTCGGGCGAAAGCACGTGCGCGCCTCCCACACGCGCCCGGCGGCGTCGGCGATCCGGTGGGCGCAAGCGACGTTGCACCTGCCTTCCGCCACCCGTTTCGGATCACCGCCGTGGTCGAACTCGAACCGGTATCGCAGTTTCACCGCGCCGTCGCCGAACGTCAGCCCGCCGGCCGGTTCGGTCGGGTACGTCACGACCCCGTGGCTCCACAGTTCTGTTTCCACAAATTCGGGCGAAGCGAACGGCTCGCGTGTGCTCATCGCGTCTCCTTTGAGGGCGGCGTATGATGGAATAAACGACCACTCTCCCGGGCGGGACCTTCCAATGGACGCATTCATCCTCTCTGCGGCCCGCACGCCGATCGGCAAGTTCCTCGGCGGACTCGCGGACCTTCCGGCCCCGAAACTCGGCGCGGTCGCCATCGCGGAAGCCGTGAAGCGAGCCGGGGTGAAGCCCGAGCAGGTCGAAGACGTAATCATGGGGAACGTCGTTCAGGCGGGCGTTGGTCAAGCACCGGCGCGGCAGGCGGCTCTCTTCGCTGGGCTTCCCGATACGGTCCCTGCGCACACGACCAACATGGTTTGCGGGTCGGGACTGAAGGCGGTCATGCTGGCGGCGCAGAGCATCCGCGCCGGCGACGCGAACGTGGTCGTGGCGGGCGGGATGGAGAGCATGAGCCGCGCGCCGTTCCTGCTTCAAGGGGTCCGCCAGGGCTACAAGTACGGGAACCAAACCACCACGGACGCGCTCGTGAGCGACGGGCTGTGGTGTGCGTTCGAGAACTGGGCGATGGGCGAGGCGGCCGAGCACACTGCGACCACCTGCGCGGTGTCGCGTGCCGACCAGGACCGGTTCGCGGCGCAGAGCCACCAGCGCGCGGCGGCAGCGTGGGCGGCCGGCGCCTTCGCTGACGAGGTGGTCACGGTCGCGCCGCCGAGCGCGGGGCGCAAACCGGCCGACCCGATCGCGAAAGACGAGGGCATCCGCCCCGACACCACACCCGAAGGGCTAGGGAAACTGAAACCCGCGTTCCGGCCGTACGGCACCGTGACGGCCGGGAACGCGTCGCAGCTCTCCGACGGCGCGGCGGCGGTCGTGGTCGCGTCGGCGCGGTTCGTGGAGCAAACCGGCGCGAAGCCGCTCGCGCGGATCGTGAGTTACACGATGAGCGGGGTTCACCCGAAAGACATCTTCACCGCCCCGGTCACCGCAGTCCGGGCCGCATGCGAAAAGGCCAAACTCGCGGTGTCGGACATCGATCTGTTCGAGCTGAACGAGGCGTTCGCCGCGCAGATGTTAGCGTGCGGTAAGGGCCTCAACCTGGACGAAGCGAAGGTGAACGTTCACGGCGGCGCAGTGGCGCTGGGGCATCCCATCGGCGCGAGCGGCGCGCGAGTCCTGGTCACGTTGCTTCACGCCCTGAAGCGACACAACAAGCGGTACGGGCTCGCTTCGCTCTGTTTGGGTGGCGGAAATGCCGTCGCGATGGTCGTGGAACGGCTGTAAATCAAAGAAGATTGGCCACAAAAGAGCACAAAGGGCACGAAAGGAAACCGAAGACGGAGACAGAAGACAGATTGGCCGCAAAAAAGCACAAAAGGAAAGCGAAGACGAAGACCAGAGGCGTATTTTTGAACACACTCTTTTATCTTTGCCTTTGGTTCTCTTGTGTGCCCTTCTCTCTTCTACCTTGGTTTCCTTTTGTGCTCTTTGTGCTTTTTTGCGGCCAAGCTGTCTTCTGTCTCCGTCTTCGGTTTCCTTTCGTGCTTTTTTGCGGCCAATCTTGTTTTTCCATTGGAGGCCCATGGTGAGTGAAGAGCGAAAGGGCGTGTCGCGGCGGGCAGACATTCCGTCCGAGTTGCTGGCACAACTCAACGCCGGGACCGCGGCGTCCGCGACGCTCGCCGAAGGGCTCGCGATCGACTTCGCGGCGCTGCTGGTTTCGGCAGTCCCGGATATGCCCGC belongs to Gemmata obscuriglobus and includes:
- a CDS encoding acetyl-CoA C-acetyltransferase, with translation MDAFILSAARTPIGKFLGGLADLPAPKLGAVAIAEAVKRAGVKPEQVEDVIMGNVVQAGVGQAPARQAALFAGLPDTVPAHTTNMVCGSGLKAVMLAAQSIRAGDANVVVAGGMESMSRAPFLLQGVRQGYKYGNQTTTDALVSDGLWCAFENWAMGEAAEHTATTCAVSRADQDRFAAQSHQRAAAAWAAGAFADEVVTVAPPSAGRKPADPIAKDEGIRPDTTPEGLGKLKPAFRPYGTVTAGNASQLSDGAAAVVVASARFVEQTGAKPLARIVSYTMSGVHPKDIFTAPVTAVRAACEKAKLAVSDIDLFELNEAFAAQMLACGKGLNLDEAKVNVHGGAVALGHPIGASGARVLVTLLHALKRHNKRYGLASLCLGGGNAVAMVVERL